A region from the Rhodothermales bacterium genome encodes:
- a CDS encoding DUF4365 domain-containing protein, with protein MSFPKYNQTNSQERLGVNAVAEVMAKIGQIWRETPMADVGIDGQIEYVSPEGFATGRMIAIQIKSGPSFFKESKGDWVFHPEEKHRFYWERFPLPVLIIIHNPDTNLSYWQDARQVLRVAKQSDAKGISIPKSNVLQTTNAQNLFEGFAVLDQEFMSVEEVMDYLIKTKSSNSSFPVSYLNLFCSGLTNICRSLYFGVDVAMTVAEVELHNQNSPFGVGVGDSEHKFLFDYIKFIVHQRIADVDFSDCMIDWYDREMQPSFMAPLTSRGKELVRLIHDLEGKLKSEGKIEDTGYLHAAQEAFVQLIFTPSEIQRIELTNKVQNEYLKNA; from the coding sequence ATGAGCTTTCCCAAATATAATCAGACTAATTCTCAAGAAAGGTTAGGAGTAAACGCTGTAGCTGAAGTTATGGCGAAAATTGGCCAGATTTGGCGTGAAACTCCAATGGCTGATGTTGGCATTGATGGTCAGATCGAATATGTTAGTCCTGAAGGATTCGCAACGGGGAGGATGATTGCTATTCAAATAAAGTCTGGCCCATCATTTTTTAAAGAAAGCAAAGGAGATTGGGTGTTCCATCCTGAGGAGAAACACCGATTTTACTGGGAAAGATTCCCGTTGCCGGTGCTTATAATTATTCACAATCCGGATACCAATTTAAGTTACTGGCAAGATGCCCGCCAGGTCTTAAGGGTTGCCAAGCAATCAGATGCAAAGGGAATTAGTATACCCAAGTCAAATGTCCTACAAACTACCAACGCTCAAAATCTATTTGAAGGTTTTGCAGTGTTAGATCAAGAGTTCATGTCAGTCGAAGAAGTGATGGACTATTTGATTAAGACTAAAAGCAGCAATTCATCATTTCCTGTGTCCTATCTAAACCTATTCTGTTCAGGCTTAACTAATATATGCCGCTCTTTATATTTTGGTGTGGATGTAGCGATGACTGTAGCAGAAGTTGAATTGCATAATCAAAATTCACCCTTTGGAGTCGGCGTGGGTGATTCTGAGCATAAATTTCTATTTGATTATATAAAGTTCATCGTGCACCAGCGTATAGCCGATGTTGATTTCTCGGATTGCATGATTGATTGGTACGACCGAGAAATGCAGCCATCATTCATGGCGCCGCTGACCTCAAGAGGTAAAGAATTAGTCCGACTTATCCATGATTTAGAAGGTAAATTGAAGTCGGAAGGGAAAATAGAAGACACGGGGTACTTGCATGCCGCTCAAGAGGCATTTGTGCAGCTCATATTCACCCCAAGTGAGATACAAAGAATTGAACTTACAAATAAAGTTCAGAATGAGTACTTAAAAAATGCCTAA